In the Haloferula helveola genome, one interval contains:
- the dgt gene encoding dGTP triphosphohydrolase — MPNRFYGAFDTERPSGRADEGDFRTPFQIDRDRVLHTPSFRRLQSKTQVFWSGEYDFYRTRLTHSLEVAQIGRSICHWLRAQGDPLDDGFFIDPDLVEAACLSHDLGHPPFGHAGERTLNHLMAGWGGFEGNAQTLRLLTRRIFSAKRTGMDPTRAFADAVLKYKSLWSERKYVEKEVPENHFLYDFQQGELDWALGGHDFPAELPPGDERDSFKSIECQIMDWADDTAYSLNDLSDSVRAGFLTIERIERWAEKRGHSCADGSPLGELMSAIRRRGVDPFVGKRIGRYIRAASLAGDSNFLSGSTNRYRFKLEVDEAVRAESKLFKALAFEVVFLSPQLKQLEHKGSHLLRGLWEVLEKRYVRGEPIDGQKFQLLPEDAADELQNAGSEWDRARLVCDFLAGMTDGYAARMYKRLFTPDFGSIGDLVG; from the coding sequence ATGCCGAACCGTTTTTACGGAGCCTTCGATACCGAGCGGCCCTCGGGCCGGGCCGACGAGGGCGACTTCCGGACGCCGTTCCAGATCGATCGCGACCGGGTGCTTCACACGCCTTCTTTCCGGCGTCTCCAGAGCAAGACCCAGGTTTTCTGGAGCGGGGAGTATGATTTCTATCGCACGCGGCTGACCCACTCGCTGGAGGTCGCGCAGATCGGACGTTCGATCTGCCACTGGCTGCGTGCCCAAGGGGATCCGCTCGACGACGGTTTTTTCATCGATCCGGATCTGGTCGAAGCGGCCTGCCTTTCCCATGACTTGGGTCACCCACCTTTCGGACACGCCGGGGAGCGGACGCTCAACCACCTGATGGCGGGGTGGGGAGGCTTCGAGGGCAATGCGCAGACCCTGCGATTGCTGACGAGGCGGATCTTCTCGGCCAAGCGGACTGGGATGGATCCCACTCGTGCCTTTGCCGACGCGGTGCTCAAATACAAGTCACTGTGGAGCGAGCGGAAGTATGTCGAGAAGGAGGTTCCGGAGAATCACTTCCTCTATGATTTCCAGCAGGGCGAGCTCGACTGGGCCCTCGGCGGTCACGATTTCCCGGCCGAGTTGCCCCCGGGGGACGAGCGGGATTCCTTCAAGTCGATCGAGTGCCAGATCATGGACTGGGCCGACGATACCGCCTACTCGCTGAATGACCTTTCCGACAGCGTCCGGGCCGGATTTTTGACGATCGAGCGAATCGAGCGATGGGCGGAAAAGCGGGGGCACTCGTGTGCCGATGGCAGTCCTTTGGGCGAGCTGATGTCAGCGATCCGCCGCCGTGGGGTGGATCCGTTTGTCGGCAAACGCATCGGTCGTTACATCCGGGCGGCATCACTCGCCGGCGATTCCAACTTCCTTAGCGGCTCCACCAACCGCTACCGGTTCAAGCTCGAAGTCGACGAGGCGGTGCGGGCCGAGTCCAAGCTGTTCAAGGCACTTGCGTTCGAGGTCGTTTTCCTTTCTCCCCAACTGAAGCAACTCGAGCACAAAGGCAGCCACTTACTTCGGGGTCTCTGGGAGGTGCTTGAGAAGCGCTACGTTCGCGGAGAGCCGATCGACGGCCAGAAATTCCAACTCCTACCCGAAGATGCGGCCGACGAATTGCAAAATGCAGGGAGCGAGTGGGATCGGGCCCGGCTGGTCTGCGACTTTCTGGCAGGAATGACCGACGGCTACGCGGCCCGGATGTACAAACGCCTCTTTACCCCGGATTTCGGGTCGATCGGTGATCTGGTTGGCTGA
- a CDS encoding cation:proton antiporter produces the protein MPEILAAASSGMSPLLYLTLILAVGVAAQWLAWRFKLPSILLLLAFGFALGQWTGVKIDDFLAPGDAHSNPLLSAVGLFVAIILFEGGLTLKFRELRESGLPVLRLCTVAVVISFALTAVFMWKALGYDFRLAALSGAILTVTGPTVIAPLLRHVNPTRKMASIFKWEGIVVDPIGAVLAVLVFKGALASDADTAWLQTGIAIGKMLLVGVVGGFVLGKVVEILLRKHLIPDYLQPVFLLAVVAVAFTGSNMFEKEAGLVTVTVLGIALANQRSVSVKHILEFKENLRTLIISSLFIVLSGRISVDDLTGTLGKGLALLGFLILIGRPLSVFGSLFRSVQTTMKERVFLAFLAPRGIVAAAVASIFALEFEVAANSGEHFGDQAATIASQSAEISALIFLVIIGTVAVYGLGAAPLARALGLASTNPTGVLFAGADAWARLAAKALKDDGHQVMLLDTNFANVSAAKMLGLEAHRANILSEFAEEDLDFNGLGSLIAGTPNDEVNSIATQRFIHQFGRAGVWQIAPLDRDQSHKTAAASDVRSQICFTGGPDHRTLQQLAARGAVVKKSHITDVFTLEDFRLTYGERPYHVLFMADESRGLRPAPIEIERVTPGTTLYVLLTEAEKTAETA, from the coding sequence ATGCCCGAAATTCTCGCCGCCGCCTCGTCCGGCATGTCGCCCCTGCTCTACCTGACGCTCATTCTTGCAGTCGGGGTCGCCGCCCAATGGCTGGCATGGAGGTTCAAGCTGCCGTCCATTCTTCTGCTGCTCGCCTTCGGTTTCGCCCTCGGCCAGTGGACCGGGGTCAAAATCGACGATTTCCTCGCTCCCGGCGATGCCCACTCCAATCCATTGCTTTCAGCGGTCGGACTTTTCGTGGCCATCATTCTTTTCGAAGGCGGCCTGACCCTGAAGTTCCGCGAATTGCGGGAATCAGGATTACCGGTGCTTCGTCTGTGCACCGTGGCTGTGGTGATTTCCTTCGCCCTGACCGCGGTCTTCATGTGGAAGGCTCTCGGCTACGACTTCCGGCTCGCGGCGCTGAGCGGCGCCATTCTCACGGTGACCGGACCGACGGTCATCGCGCCGCTGCTGCGGCACGTCAATCCGACCCGCAAGATGGCGTCGATCTTCAAGTGGGAAGGCATCGTGGTCGACCCGATCGGTGCGGTCCTCGCGGTGCTGGTTTTCAAGGGCGCCCTCGCATCGGATGCCGACACAGCGTGGCTGCAAACGGGCATCGCGATCGGCAAGATGCTCCTGGTCGGGGTGGTCGGCGGCTTCGTCCTCGGCAAGGTTGTCGAGATCCTGCTGCGCAAGCACCTGATCCCCGACTACCTCCAGCCGGTCTTCCTGCTGGCGGTCGTAGCGGTCGCGTTCACCGGATCGAACATGTTCGAGAAGGAAGCCGGCCTCGTCACCGTCACCGTTCTCGGCATCGCCCTGGCCAACCAGCGGAGCGTGTCGGTGAAGCACATTCTGGAGTTCAAGGAGAACCTGCGGACCCTGATCATCTCGTCGCTGTTCATCGTGCTGTCCGGCCGGATCTCGGTCGATGACCTGACCGGGACCTTGGGCAAGGGACTCGCGCTGCTCGGCTTCCTGATCCTGATCGGTCGGCCGCTCTCGGTCTTCGGGTCATTGTTCAGATCGGTGCAGACGACGATGAAAGAACGCGTCTTCCTCGCCTTTCTCGCGCCCCGCGGAATCGTGGCTGCCGCCGTCGCATCGATCTTCGCCCTCGAGTTCGAAGTCGCGGCAAACAGCGGAGAGCACTTCGGCGACCAAGCCGCGACCATCGCCAGCCAGTCCGCCGAGATCTCGGCGTTGATCTTCCTGGTCATCATCGGAACCGTGGCGGTCTATGGCCTCGGCGCGGCCCCGCTGGCCCGTGCACTCGGCCTCGCATCGACCAACCCGACCGGAGTGCTCTTTGCCGGCGCGGATGCATGGGCCCGGCTCGCGGCCAAGGCCCTGAAGGACGACGGCCACCAGGTGATGTTGCTCGACACCAATTTCGCCAATGTTTCCGCGGCCAAGATGCTCGGACTCGAGGCCCACCGGGCGAACATCCTGTCCGAATTCGCCGAAGAGGACCTCGACTTCAACGGACTGGGCTCACTGATTGCGGGAACTCCGAACGACGAGGTCAACTCGATCGCCACCCAGCGCTTCATCCACCAGTTCGGACGGGCCGGGGTCTGGCAGATTGCTCCGCTCGACCGGGACCAGAGCCACAAGACCGCCGCGGCTTCCGACGTGCGCTCCCAGATCTGTTTCACCGGAGGACCGGACCATCGGACGTTGCAGCAGCTCGCCGCCCGCGGGGCGGTGGTGAAAAAGTCCCATATCACCGACGTTTTCACGCTCGAGGACTTCCGGCTGACCTACGGCGAGCGGCCGTATCACGTGCTCTTCATGGCCGACGAAAGCCGCGGGCTCCGGCCCGCACCGATTGAGATCGAACGGGTGACCCCGGGAACCACCCTCTACGTACTCCTGACGGAGGCCGAAAAAACCGCTGAAACAGCTTAA
- the rpsN gene encoding 30S ribosomal protein S14, giving the protein MAKASWIARNERKKRTVAKYADLRHKLKKEKDYVGLTMLPRDASPTRVVNRCEYSGRRRAFIRRFRLSRISFRELASHGMIPGVTKSSW; this is encoded by the coding sequence ATGGCCAAAGCAAGCTGGATCGCACGCAACGAGCGCAAGAAGCGCACTGTCGCAAAATATGCCGACCTTCGTCACAAGTTGAAGAAGGAGAAGGATTACGTGGGTCTGACCATGCTTCCGCGCGATGCCAGCCCGACCCGGGTGGTCAATCGCTGCGAGTATTCCGGCCGCCGCCGCGCCTTCATCCGGCGGTTCCGTCTTTCGCGGATCAGCTTCCGTGAGCTCGCTTCGCACGGGATGATTCCCGGGGTGACGAAGTCGAGCTGGTAA
- a CDS encoding D-alanyl-D-alanine carboxypeptidase family protein, producing the protein MLRRFRVLIFASLAAALTSCGGEPENRYPTSSGGTAPAPHTGGIPGIAPPTIYGQSAIVIDANSGKVLYAKNADSVRPVASTQKIITALTVLDAGSLSKTVTIAQSDTQCEPTKLYVRPGETYTRGELTKALMVKSGNDIARALARDVGGSQEGFAALMNRKAASLGMRNSRFVNPNGLPAEGQYSTARDIAIAARTAYRSGTIRSWTNTERYTFQYSSGRTKVLENTNKLLKRVPYCDGMKTGTTNAAGRCLVSTGTYNGRSAISVVLKSNSTHIWNDSERLLRWALESPRR; encoded by the coding sequence ATGCTCCGGCGATTCCGCGTCCTCATCTTTGCCTCCCTGGCCGCTGCCCTGACCTCCTGCGGTGGAGAACCCGAAAATCGCTATCCGACCAGCAGCGGCGGGACCGCTCCGGCGCCGCACACGGGCGGCATCCCGGGCATCGCCCCGCCGACGATCTACGGCCAGAGCGCGATCGTCATCGATGCCAACAGCGGCAAGGTGCTCTACGCCAAAAATGCCGACTCGGTTCGCCCCGTCGCCTCAACCCAGAAAATCATCACGGCACTGACCGTCCTCGACGCCGGCAGCCTCTCGAAGACCGTGACGATCGCCCAGAGCGACACCCAATGCGAGCCGACCAAGCTCTACGTCCGTCCCGGTGAGACCTACACCCGCGGCGAGCTGACCAAGGCACTGATGGTGAAAAGCGGCAACGACATCGCCCGGGCCCTCGCTCGCGACGTCGGCGGTTCGCAGGAAGGATTCGCAGCCTTGATGAACCGCAAGGCAGCATCTCTCGGCATGCGGAACTCGCGCTTCGTCAATCCGAACGGTCTGCCTGCCGAAGGCCAGTACTCGACCGCCCGCGACATCGCCATCGCGGCCCGCACCGCCTACCGCAGTGGCACGATCCGGTCTTGGACCAACACCGAACGCTACACGTTCCAGTACTCCAGCGGCCGCACCAAGGTGCTGGAGAACACCAACAAGCTCCTGAAACGGGTCCCCTACTGCGACGGGATGAAGACCGGCACGACGAACGCCGCGGGGCGCTGCCTCGTCTCCACCGGCACCTACAACGGCCGCTCGGCCATTTCGGTGGTGCTGAAAAGCAACTCGACCCACATCTGGAACGATTCCGAAAGACTCCTGCGTTGGGCGCTGGAATCGCCGAGACGCTGA
- a CDS encoding DUF4407 domain-containing protein encodes MLRSIKRTFFWLSGAGTETLELCPNWEQRKYVAFGATVLVPCAFAFIACAYALSTLTDKASVIYPVALVWAFIILTIDRALLAGYRPFLSWTRKLSQFALRLCVAILMGLTIAHPLVLLLFRDTITSVIEEDRAQEIEEVRSVFATNKETVRGEINRLDASVADQREKWTETFQARFIIQDREDASDALPGLTAEQQQELDASIAEATQPFTERLDVVQQQADELSPTYAKLQTELGYWQTEYERELNGQRSGLVGEGPRARSIKADQLEPRRTEAQRIGALLEHLSAEKATLQTQIREAEKNAIATFETRLAEIDAANRAEEERVAALKRQVEEDQATAFVTQQNALRDTIKQQIDSLLAEQELAKQELAAVAAEERTRIEALQNEPRRDVLTQTLALHELFEQGAEGGKFAFYTYCILTALFMLVDTIPLIVKFFTKPGPYDRLLDRDEISFDAEHQAFKESHARYMEKLADGNLIAVTRNKRLEHALVDGVEHSRAAREFLDSLIAMERSFAEQMKLEQEANTNSGPEKIEVLDAMKKRFYEDLHRRMEVFFTTQHA; translated from the coding sequence ATGCTCCGCTCGATCAAAAGAACCTTCTTCTGGCTCTCCGGGGCCGGGACCGAAACGCTTGAGCTCTGCCCCAACTGGGAACAACGGAAATACGTGGCCTTCGGAGCCACCGTGCTGGTGCCCTGCGCCTTCGCATTCATCGCCTGCGCCTACGCCCTCTCGACCCTGACTGACAAGGCCTCGGTGATCTACCCGGTGGCATTGGTTTGGGCCTTCATCATCCTCACCATCGACCGGGCGCTTCTCGCCGGATACCGCCCGTTCCTCTCCTGGACGCGCAAGCTCTCGCAATTCGCCCTGCGGCTCTGCGTGGCCATCCTGATGGGCCTGACCATCGCCCACCCGCTCGTCCTGCTGCTCTTCCGCGACACCATCACCTCGGTCATCGAGGAAGACCGTGCACAGGAAATCGAGGAAGTCCGGAGCGTCTTCGCCACCAACAAAGAGACGGTCCGTGGTGAGATCAACCGACTCGACGCCAGCGTGGCCGACCAGCGGGAAAAGTGGACCGAAACCTTCCAGGCTCGGTTCATCATCCAAGATCGGGAGGATGCGAGCGACGCCCTTCCCGGCCTGACGGCCGAACAGCAGCAGGAACTCGACGCATCCATCGCCGAGGCGACCCAGCCGTTCACCGAGCGTCTAGATGTCGTTCAACAGCAGGCCGACGAGCTGTCGCCGACCTACGCCAAACTGCAGACCGAACTCGGCTACTGGCAGACCGAATACGAGCGCGAGCTCAATGGACAACGTTCGGGGCTCGTCGGCGAAGGCCCGCGTGCACGCTCGATCAAGGCCGACCAGCTCGAGCCACGTCGGACCGAAGCCCAGCGCATCGGCGCCTTGCTTGAGCACCTCAGTGCCGAGAAGGCAACGCTACAGACCCAGATCCGTGAGGCGGAGAAGAACGCCATCGCCACTTTCGAAACCCGGCTGGCCGAAATCGACGCCGCCAACCGAGCAGAGGAGGAACGCGTCGCTGCGCTCAAGCGTCAGGTCGAAGAGGACCAGGCGACCGCTTTCGTCACCCAGCAGAACGCGCTACGCGACACCATCAAACAGCAGATCGATTCGCTGCTCGCCGAACAGGAACTCGCCAAGCAGGAACTCGCCGCGGTCGCGGCCGAGGAACGAACCCGCATCGAGGCGCTTCAGAACGAGCCTCGGCGCGACGTGCTCACCCAGACGCTGGCGCTGCATGAACTGTTCGAGCAGGGTGCCGAGGGCGGCAAGTTCGCCTTCTACACCTACTGCATCCTCACCGCCCTCTTCATGCTGGTGGACACGATCCCGCTGATCGTGAAGTTCTTCACCAAGCCCGGCCCCTACGACCGCTTGCTCGACCGCGATGAGATCTCCTTCGATGCGGAACACCAGGCCTTCAAGGAAAGCCACGCCCGCTACATGGAGAAGCTGGCGGACGGAAACCTGATCGCCGTCACCCGCAACAAGCGCCTTGAGCACGCGCTCGTCGATGGCGTCGAGCACTCGCGGGCCGCCCGTGAGTTTCTCGATTCCCTGATCGCCATGGAGCGCTCCTTCGCCGAGCAGATGAAGCTGGAGCAGGAAGCCAATACCAACTCTGGCCCGGAGAAGATCGAGGTTCTCGACGCGATGAAGAAGCGCTTCTACGAAGACCTCCACCGCCGGATGGAGGTGTTCTTCACCACCCAGCACGCGTAA
- a CDS encoding hemolysin family protein — protein MIEWFSSLALLASAGELPKDYPEPVAILLYLAGIVFFLLLNAFFVASEFAIVKVRPSQLETVEKEKPGTTATAQRIVEKLDGYLSANQLGITIASLALGFLGEPFVEALVAPTLFKLGMQEHVSVWGMHMEPVKWISFGIAIGSFTFLHVVVGELLPKSIAIRKAVATTLILAKPLHLFYKAFHGAIRLLNGTANLLLKAIFRIDPISEGEHIHSAEELALLVTQSGEAMEVTETEREIAINALELNELWVRDVMTPRQDVVVLDADDPFDKSLEMARRTKHTRFPLVKGGHLDNHIGLIHIKDVLKLVGESDPDLMRIRRELKMVPDTMPLDSLLKFFLKERAHLALVVDEFGTPVGIVFLDNVIEEIVGDIQDEFDNERPEFVRVNDEEFVVDGTITLNDLSDIEEELELESGEVTTVGGYITQQLGRFPEVGESMEILGWEAKVTSTDGRRVGQVHFRKLEPVAEESVQEDSSEES, from the coding sequence GTGATCGAGTGGTTTTCCAGTCTGGCGTTGCTCGCGTCCGCGGGGGAGTTGCCGAAAGACTATCCCGAGCCGGTCGCGATCCTGCTCTATCTCGCAGGCATCGTTTTCTTCCTGCTGCTCAACGCCTTCTTCGTCGCGTCGGAGTTCGCGATCGTTAAGGTCCGGCCGAGCCAGCTTGAGACGGTCGAGAAGGAAAAGCCCGGCACGACCGCTACCGCACAGCGGATCGTCGAGAAACTCGACGGCTATCTGTCGGCCAACCAGCTGGGCATCACGATCGCCTCGCTGGCGCTCGGCTTCCTCGGCGAGCCGTTCGTCGAAGCGCTGGTCGCGCCGACCCTGTTCAAGCTGGGAATGCAGGAGCATGTCTCGGTGTGGGGCATGCACATGGAGCCGGTGAAGTGGATCTCGTTCGGGATCGCGATCGGTTCGTTCACATTCCTCCACGTGGTCGTCGGAGAGCTGCTGCCGAAGTCGATCGCCATCCGCAAGGCAGTGGCGACGACGCTGATTCTGGCAAAGCCGCTCCACCTCTTCTACAAGGCTTTCCATGGTGCCATCCGCCTCCTGAACGGAACCGCGAACTTGCTGCTGAAGGCGATTTTCCGGATCGATCCGATCTCCGAGGGTGAGCACATCCACTCGGCGGAGGAGTTGGCGCTGCTCGTCACCCAGAGCGGCGAGGCAATGGAGGTGACCGAGACCGAACGCGAGATCGCGATCAACGCGCTTGAGCTGAACGAACTCTGGGTGCGCGATGTGATGACGCCACGCCAGGATGTGGTCGTGCTCGACGCTGATGATCCCTTCGACAAGTCGCTCGAAATGGCTCGGCGGACCAAGCACACCCGCTTCCCGCTGGTGAAGGGCGGGCACCTCGACAATCACATCGGCCTGATCCACATCAAGGACGTGCTGAAGCTGGTCGGGGAGTCGGACCCGGACCTGATGCGTATCCGCCGCGAGTTGAAGATGGTGCCCGACACCATGCCACTCGACTCGCTGCTGAAGTTTTTCCTCAAGGAGCGTGCTCACCTGGCGCTGGTGGTCGATGAGTTCGGCACACCGGTCGGGATCGTGTTCCTCGACAACGTGATTGAGGAGATTGTCGGCGATATCCAGGACGAGTTCGACAACGAGCGGCCCGAGTTCGTGCGGGTGAACGACGAGGAGTTTGTGGTCGATGGAACGATCACCCTGAACGATCTCTCGGACATCGAGGAGGAACTAGAGTTGGAGAGCGGCGAGGTGACGACTGTCGGCGGTTATATCACCCAGCAGCTCGGACGCTTTCCCGAAGTCGGTGAGTCGATGGAGATTCTCGGGTGGGAGGCGAAAGTCACGAGCACCGACGGCCGCCGGGTCGGTCAGGTCCATTTCCGCAAGCTGGAGCCGGTCGCCGAGGAGTCGGTTCAGGAAGACTCTTCCGAGGAGAGCTGA
- a CDS encoding class I SAM-dependent methyltransferase — MNLYASLEAELHDAFWEAEESPEFGWLDALLREHPGRSLEVGSGSGRLLLPLLKNGHEIEGLEPSPDMNSLCRAKAAILGLNPTLHECAMGDFTTGHTFRSILIPAFTLQLSQDPEADLRRLHRQLEPNGILYLTVFIPFAELDGELPENEWYEDHTLQLADGSVATVETRHRLDRGNQILHREHRYRVVSESETREHRSEQTLRWFDARRLREQLRLAGFEADRAVGDFDESCPVTEDSQILTVVARRI; from the coding sequence GTGAACCTCTACGCCTCCCTAGAAGCGGAACTGCACGATGCCTTTTGGGAGGCCGAGGAGAGCCCGGAGTTCGGATGGCTGGACGCCCTTCTGCGGGAACACCCGGGGCGTTCCCTTGAAGTCGGATCCGGCTCAGGCCGCTTACTTCTGCCACTGCTGAAGAACGGGCACGAGATCGAAGGGCTCGAGCCGTCGCCTGACATGAATTCCCTGTGCAGGGCGAAGGCGGCAATCCTCGGACTGAACCCGACCCTGCATGAGTGCGCGATGGGCGATTTCACGACCGGCCACACCTTCCGCTCAATCCTGATTCCAGCCTTCACGCTCCAGCTCTCACAGGACCCGGAGGCAGACCTGCGGCGCCTTCACCGACAGCTCGAGCCAAACGGGATTCTCTACCTCACGGTTTTCATTCCCTTTGCCGAACTCGACGGCGAACTGCCGGAAAACGAGTGGTATGAGGATCACACGCTGCAGTTGGCCGACGGATCGGTCGCGACCGTCGAGACCCGTCATCGCCTTGATCGCGGTAACCAGATCCTCCATCGCGAACACCGCTACCGGGTCGTATCCGAATCGGAAACCCGTGAGCACCGGTCCGAGCAAACGCTTCGCTGGTTCGACGCCCGGCGGCTTCGCGAGCAACTCAGGCTCGCAGGATTCGAGGCGGACCGCGCGGTCGGAGACTTCGACGAATCCTGCCCCGTGACCGAGGACAGCCAGATCCTCACCGTCGTCGCGCGGCGCATATGA
- a CDS encoding zinc ribbon domain-containing protein, which translates to MPIYEYLSEQPDDPERSCRICRQGFELRRPIDRAPLEKCLACRNPVRKVISKVNTPKVAKPLSVSDAKSAGFTILEKRDKGVYEKL; encoded by the coding sequence ATGCCGATCTACGAATATCTTTCCGAGCAGCCCGACGATCCTGAGCGATCTTGTCGGATTTGCCGTCAGGGTTTCGAATTGCGCCGGCCGATCGATCGGGCTCCGCTTGAAAAGTGCCTCGCGTGCCGCAACCCGGTGCGCAAGGTGATTTCCAAGGTCAACACTCCCAAAGTGGCCAAGCCGCTGTCGGTGAGCGACGCCAAGTCGGCGGGCTTCACCATCCTCGAAAAGAGGGACAAGGGGGTTTACGAAAAGCTCTGA